The following are encoded in a window of Cygnus olor isolate bCygOlo1 chromosome 21, bCygOlo1.pri.v2, whole genome shotgun sequence genomic DNA:
- the FBLIM1 gene encoding filamin-binding LIM protein 1 isoform X1, whose amino-acid sequence MPGGSASPLPPRRAGRARGAHGGTRTGCSEAEVTGTLVPGLFPRRRECGDARKGDLGEQSHPVPPPRCRMRPDNSSHGSGPPAISTMLPGKAEKRMASSVFITLVPPRREAATKERPQPGVSPPIPEGTHRPRASLPQPLALPNGESCPRSPPAPVPSSSPVLILSEVPLPLSAEALGPALQQLDLAAPATLQAPSAFPAELRPPKFCQEQADKPPWQDANGHLERDGSRDICAFCHKAVGPREPTVEAMRKQYHADCFTCRTCHQRLAGQRYYQRDGRPTCDTCYQATLEKCAKCQGLISERIVRAMGKGFHPSCFVCTACGQAIGTESFAVDERDEVYCVADFYRKYAPVCGACKLPIIPSEDQDTYKIECLGRSFHESCYRCESCGTPLSPEPTEDGCYPLGQHLLCKSCHVRRRNESSC is encoded by the exons ATGCCGGGCGGCTcagcctcccctctgcccccccgCCGGGCAGGGCGCGCCCGCGGAGCGCACGGAGGGACCCGCACCGGCTGCTCAG AGGCTGAAGTCACCGGCACGCTTGTCCCCGGGCTTTTTCCCCGACGCAGAGAATGCGGGGATGCCCGTAAAGGGGATTTGGGGGAGCAGAGCCACCCCGTGCCGCCGCCACGGTGCCGCATGAGACCGGACAACTCGTCGCACGG CTCCGGCCCACCTGCCATTTCCACGATGCTCCCCGGGAAAGCGGAGAAGAGGATGGCTTCGTCCGTGTTCATCACCCTGGTGCCCCCGCGGAGGGAGGCGGCCACCAAGGAACGGCCCCAACCGGGGGTGTCACCCCCCATCCCCGAGGGCACCCATCGCCCCCGGGCATCCCTGCCACAGCCCCTGGCTTTGCCCAACGGAG aaagctgcccTCGGTCCCCACCAGCGCCCGTGCCTTCGTCCTCACCGGTCCTCATCCTCTCCGAAGTGCCCCTGCCCTTGTCCGCGGAGGCGCTGGGTCCggcgctgcagcagctggaCCTCGCAGCACCTGCCACCCTGCAG GCTccttctgccttccctgctgaGCTGAGGCCGCCCAAATTTTGCCAGGAGCAAGCAGACAAGCCGCCGTGGCAGGATGCGAACGGGCACCTGGAGAGGGATGGCTCCAGAG ACATCTGCGCCTTCTGCCACAAAGCCGTGGGCCCGCGGGAGCCGACGGTGGAGGCGATGCGGAAGCAGTACCACGCCGACTGCTTCACCTGCCGCACCTGCCACCAGCGCCTGGCCGGGCAGCGCTACTACCAAAGGGACGGGCGCCCCACGTGCGACACCTGCTACCAG GCCACGCTGGAGAAATGCGCCAAGTGCCAGGGGCTGATCTCGGAGCGCATCGTGCGTGCCATGGGCAAGGGCTTCCACCCCAGCTGCTTCGTCTGCACCGCCTGCGGCCAGGCCATCGGCACCGAGAGCTTTGCCGTGGATGAGCGGGACGAGGTGTACTGCGTGGCTGACTTCTACAG GAAATATGCCCCGGTGTGCGGTGCCTGCAAGCTCCCCATCATCCCCAGTGAGGACCAGGACACCTACAAGATCGAGTGCCTGGGACGCAGCTTTCATGAGAGCTGCTACCGCTGCGAG AGCTGTGGGACACCCCTGTCGCCGGAGCCGACGGAGGATGGGTGCTACCCCCTGGGCCAGCACCTCCTCTGCAAGTCCTGCCACGTCCGCCGGCGGAACGAGTCCTCCTGCTAA
- the FBLIM1 gene encoding filamin-binding LIM protein 1 isoform X2, with translation MLPGKAEKRMASSVFITLVPPRREAATKERPQPGVSPPIPEGTHRPRASLPQPLALPNGESCPRSPPAPVPSSSPVLILSEVPLPLSAEALGPALQQLDLAAPATLQAPSAFPAELRPPKFCQEQADKPPWQDANGHLERDGSRDICAFCHKAVGPREPTVEAMRKQYHADCFTCRTCHQRLAGQRYYQRDGRPTCDTCYQATLEKCAKCQGLISERIVRAMGKGFHPSCFVCTACGQAIGTESFAVDERDEVYCVADFYRKYAPVCGACKLPIIPSEDQDTYKIECLGRSFHESCYRCESCGTPLSPEPTEDGCYPLGQHLLCKSCHVRRRNESSC, from the exons ATGCTCCCCGGGAAAGCGGAGAAGAGGATGGCTTCGTCCGTGTTCATCACCCTGGTGCCCCCGCGGAGGGAGGCGGCCACCAAGGAACGGCCCCAACCGGGGGTGTCACCCCCCATCCCCGAGGGCACCCATCGCCCCCGGGCATCCCTGCCACAGCCCCTGGCTTTGCCCAACGGAG aaagctgcccTCGGTCCCCACCAGCGCCCGTGCCTTCGTCCTCACCGGTCCTCATCCTCTCCGAAGTGCCCCTGCCCTTGTCCGCGGAGGCGCTGGGTCCggcgctgcagcagctggaCCTCGCAGCACCTGCCACCCTGCAG GCTccttctgccttccctgctgaGCTGAGGCCGCCCAAATTTTGCCAGGAGCAAGCAGACAAGCCGCCGTGGCAGGATGCGAACGGGCACCTGGAGAGGGATGGCTCCAGAG ACATCTGCGCCTTCTGCCACAAAGCCGTGGGCCCGCGGGAGCCGACGGTGGAGGCGATGCGGAAGCAGTACCACGCCGACTGCTTCACCTGCCGCACCTGCCACCAGCGCCTGGCCGGGCAGCGCTACTACCAAAGGGACGGGCGCCCCACGTGCGACACCTGCTACCAG GCCACGCTGGAGAAATGCGCCAAGTGCCAGGGGCTGATCTCGGAGCGCATCGTGCGTGCCATGGGCAAGGGCTTCCACCCCAGCTGCTTCGTCTGCACCGCCTGCGGCCAGGCCATCGGCACCGAGAGCTTTGCCGTGGATGAGCGGGACGAGGTGTACTGCGTGGCTGACTTCTACAG GAAATATGCCCCGGTGTGCGGTGCCTGCAAGCTCCCCATCATCCCCAGTGAGGACCAGGACACCTACAAGATCGAGTGCCTGGGACGCAGCTTTCATGAGAGCTGCTACCGCTGCGAG AGCTGTGGGACACCCCTGTCGCCGGAGCCGACGGAGGATGGGTGCTACCCCCTGGGCCAGCACCTCCTCTGCAAGTCCTGCCACGTCCGCCGGCGGAACGAGTCCTCCTGCTAA
- the TMEM82 gene encoding LOW QUALITY PROTEIN: transmembrane protein 82 (The sequence of the model RefSeq protein was modified relative to this genomic sequence to represent the inferred CDS: inserted 1 base in 1 codon) produces the protein MFSLGSWLPVWPGLAWGWALLDALLQGLVGACAVSVLCSLLKXYLYIQCLNNPARQELKAAIGAQRQVLELLQVLVLTGVLALVGSRVAALVVLEFSLRAVSALLSLGKGTHSSQLLLLCQYSLGCGVSCGLSFLLEGAPHRTSNLALAAGLAGLLAVHARRLALHTCSLYELHSRQRYCGVCMLLLTAGHRIPRLLRKALVITFTVADLAAISLINRDFLSTAEAVRFWTPLTICYTLLVIYMQEEQWPSAGGQAVYQTVLVRMGGLFILLLTVGRWTDILHILLSLLGELWCLLRAGVLLEACRRQDFTQQGSS, from the exons ATGTTCTCCCTGGGGTCCTGGCTGCCGGTGTGGCCTGGGCTGGCgtggggctgggctctgctggatGCGCTGCTGCAAG GGCTGGTTGGTGCCTGTGCTGTCTCggtgctctgcagcctcctga GTTATCTCTACATCCAGTGTCTGAA caaCCCAGCGAGGCAGGAGCTGAAGGCAGCAATCGGGGCACAGCggcaggtgctggagctgctgcaggtgctggtgcTGACGGGCGTCTTGGCACTGGTGGGCTCCCGTGTGGCCGCGCTGGTGGTGCTCGAGTTCTCCCTGCGTGCCGTGTCCGCCCTCCTCTCCCTCGGCAAg GGCACCCACAGCAGCCAGCTTCTCCTGCTGTGCCAGTACTCGCTGGGCTGCGGCGTGTCCTGCGGCCTCAGCTTCCTGCTGGAAGGGGCTCCCCACAGGACGAGCAACCTGGCACtggcggcggggctggcggggctgcTGGCCGTGCACGCCCGGCGCTTGGCGCTCCACACCTGCAGCCTCTACGAGCTGCACAGCCGGCAGCGCTACTGCGGCGTCTGCATGCTGCTCCTCACCGCCGGCCACCGCATCCCCCGGCTGCTGCGCAAAGCCCTGGTCATCACCTTCACCGTCGCCGACCTAGCCGCCATCTCCCTCATCAACCGCGATTTCCTCTCCACGGCGGAGGCCGTCCGCTTCTGGACGCCGCTCACCATCTGCTACACGCTGCTGGTCATCTACATGCAAG AGGAGCAGTGGCCGAGCGCAGGCGGGCAGGCGGTCTACCAGACGGTGCTGGTGCGCATGGGCGgcctcttcatcctcctcctcaccgTGGGCCGCTGGACAGACATCCTCCACATCCTCCTCTCGCTGCTGGGCGAGCTCTGGTGCCTGCTCCGTGCTGGCGTCCTGCTGGAAGCGTGCCGGCGGCAG GATTTCACCCAGCAGGGATCGTCCTGA
- the SLC25A34 gene encoding solute carrier family 25 member 34 — MAAGTGTLAPFPAALPEFPCPPQSRAPSPQGSPAGGVPPAADLVLGAAAGCMACVLTNPLEVVKTRLQLQGELRAPGTYPRPYRGVLRAAGAVCRADGLRGLQKGLAAGLLYQGLMNGVRFYCYSCALAAGWTGWPGGTVVAGAVAGAVGAFVGSPAYLVKTHLQAQTLAAVAVGHQHNHESISSAFESIYRQHGVAGLWRGVSGAVPRVAVGSAAQLATFASAKDWVCQHQWFGEGSWATVLAGGMVSGVAVAVTMTPFDVVSTRLYNQPVDADGTGKLYRGFWDCFVQISSKEGLLGLYKGIGAVYLRLGPHTVLSLFFWDELRKMVQQQPPPGP, encoded by the exons ATGGCGGCGGGTACCGGCACCCTCGCCCCCTTCCCCGCCGCCCTGCCCGAATTCCCCTGTCCCCCCCAAAGCagagccccgagcccccaggGCTCCCCGGCCGGGGGGGTTCCGCCGGCGGCCGacctggtgctgggggccgcGGCCGGCTGCATGGCCTGCGTGCTCACCAACCCGCTGGAGGTGGTCAAGACgcggctgcagctgcagggcgAGCTGCGCGCCCCCGGCACCTACCCCCGGCCCTACCGGGGCGtgctgcgggcggcgggggccgtCTGCAGGGCCGAcgggctgcgggggctgcagAAGGGCCTGGCCGCCGGCCTCCTCTACCAGGGGCTGATGAACGGCGTCCGCTTCTACTGCTACTCCTGCGCCCTGGCCGCCGGCTGGACGGGGTGGCCCGGTGGCACCGTGGTCGCCGGGGCGGTGGCCGGGGCCGTGGGGGCCTTCGTGGGCAGCCCCGCGTACCTG GTCAAGACCCACCTCCAGGCCCAGACGCTGGCGGCCGTGGCCGTGGGCCACCAGCACAACCATGAG AGCATCTCGAGTGCCTTCGAGAGCATCTACAGGCAGCACGGTGTGGCGGGGCTGTGGCGGGGAGTGTCGGGCGCCGTGCCTCGCGTGGCCGTGGGCTCAGCCGCGCAGCTCGCCACCTTTGCCTCCGCCAAGGACTGGGTCTGCCAGCACCAG TGGTTCGGGGAGGGCAGCTGGGCCACGGTGCTGGCGGGGGGCATGGTGAGCGGCGTGGCTGTGGCGGTGACGATGACGCCTTTTGACGTAGTCAGCACCCGCCTCTACAATCAGCCCGTGGACGCCGATGGCACG GGCAAGCTGTACCGGGGGTTTTGGGACTGCTTTGTGCAGATCTCCAGCAAGGAGGGGCTGCTGGGCTTGTACAAGGGCATCGGCGCTGTCTACCTCCGCCTCGGCCCCCACACCGTGCTCAGCCTCTTCTTTTGGGACGAGCTCAGGAAGatggtgcagcagcagccacccccagGGCCGTAG